The following proteins are encoded in a genomic region of Spirochaetota bacterium:
- a CDS encoding non-canonical purine NTP pyrophosphatase: MEIIFATQNKHKIDEVNNKLKSFFNNKNDIIYNLKFINLSDLSFYEDIEESGKTFNENAKIKCEYIFEKFKKPVIGEDSGLTNLLLTFSIKNFGKDYFINNLLKNFLKYIETKNILNNFGLISNKIMDFFNFALYEKDISILPGVFSKRFCFIDETEERNKILLNLVYYLKNAVFDEIKFDYKNFLFNFLEELFKENKDNKSLNKLKNLILEEKFCKLYNDYYFFSYFTTSIYFKSEEKEIEANGYIFGYLTDPKGNYGFGYDPIFYVPELQKTLAELQISEKNLVSHRQEAFEIFINKLLNNFF; encoded by the coding sequence ATGGAAATAATTTTTGCAACACAAAATAAACATAAAATTGATGAAGTTAATAATAAATTAAAAAGTTTTTTTAATAATAAAAATGATATAATTTATAATTTAAAATTTATAAATCTTTCTGATCTTTCATTTTATGAAGATATTGAAGAAAGTGGAAAAACATTTAATGAAAATGCTAAAATCAAATGTGAATATATATTTGAAAAGTTTAAAAAGCCAGTTATTGGAGAAGATTCAGGATTGACTAATTTATTATTAACTTTTTCAATTAAAAATTTTGGTAAGGATTATTTTATTAATAATTTGTTAAAAAATTTTTTAAAATATATTGAAACTAAAAATATTCTTAATAATTTTGGTTTAATTAGTAATAAAATAATGGATTTTTTTAATTTTGCTCTTTATGAGAAAGATATATCAATATTACCTGGGGTTTTTTCTAAAAGGTTTTGTTTTATAGATGAAACTGAAGAAAGAAATAAAATTTTGTTGAATTTAGTTTATTATTTGAAAAATGCTGTTTTTGATGAAATTAAGTTTGATTATAAAAATTTTTTGTTTAATTTTTTAGAAGAGCTGTTTAAAGAAAATAAAGATAACAAAAGTTTAAATAAATTAAAAAATCTAATATTGGAAGAAAAATTCTGCAAGTTATATAATGATTATTACTTTTTTTCATATTTTACAACTTCTATTTACTTTAAGTCAGAAGAAAAAGAGATAGAAGCTAATGGTTATATTTTTGGTTACCTTACTGATCCTAAAGGTAACTATGGTTTTGGTTATGACCCTATTTTTTATGTACCTGAATTACAAAAAACCTTAGCTGAGCTACAAATTAGTGAAAAAAATCTAGTTTCTCATAGACAAGAAGCATTTGAAATATTTATTAATAAGTTATTAAATAATTTTTTTTAA
- a CDS encoding Cache 3/Cache 2 fusion domain-containing protein produces the protein MNIQKKILSVTIPLIVFPLLFIAVLSTKTANDGITKVAKEFLSFKLEDMYKNISYQYDILEETNLLNDQEMLKKTYDGIEEYSRTIKLSKTGYIEVISFEGFVVISPRNKGANIKNSELFNKIIKNEFGWIEYKSDNVQRVGMYISFSPWKWYIVISEEAKTFYSETEKIRIQILVVGIITIIFIFLVLSFVISKITFPIKALNGTINDIIETNDLNKKVKVYYNDEIGNLSASFNIMIESLNQAYNAVKNYAYKAIIAKENEKRVRTVFQKYVPKEVVDQMLKIKSTNASILIGNKQICTILFSDIRDFTTISESMKADELVKSLNRYFNFMVDKIIANNGIIDKFIGDAIMAVFGAPIVHENDALNCVKAGFQMIEVLKEFNKQQEELGKVKFKIGVGISTGEVIAGNIGSEQKVDYTVIGDPVNTASRLEGLTKAYKVPILISEYTKVYIEKHFPTRELDLIRPKGKNIPFAIYQPFEKIDSTLEKVIELYKKGLSYYKSRDWDKAINYFAQAYEINEDGPSLIYIDRCKYYKDNPPPSDWDGVYVFHEK, from the coding sequence ATGAATATACAAAAGAAAATCTTATCAGTTACTATTCCATTGATAGTTTTTCCTTTACTTTTTATAGCAGTTTTATCTACAAAAACCGCAAATGATGGTATAACTAAGGTAGCTAAAGAGTTTCTTTCTTTTAAACTTGAAGATATGTATAAGAATATTTCTTATCAATATGATATTTTAGAAGAAACAAATCTATTGAATGATCAGGAAATGTTAAAAAAAACTTATGATGGTATAGAGGAGTATTCTAGAACTATTAAATTATCTAAAACTGGATATATTGAGGTTATTAGTTTTGAGGGTTTTGTAGTAATTTCTCCAAGAAATAAAGGAGCAAATATAAAAAATTCTGAACTTTTTAATAAAATAATTAAAAATGAATTTGGATGGATAGAATATAAATCTGATAATGTACAAAGAGTAGGTATGTATATTTCCTTTTCTCCATGGAAATGGTATATTGTTATATCAGAAGAAGCTAAAACTTTTTATTCAGAAACAGAAAAAATTAGAATACAAATTTTAGTTGTTGGAATCATAACTATTATCTTTATTTTTTTAGTATTATCTTTTGTTATTAGCAAAATTACTTTTCCTATTAAAGCTCTAAATGGGACAATAAACGATATTATAGAAACCAATGATTTGAATAAAAAAGTAAAAGTTTATTATAATGATGAAATTGGAAATTTATCTGCCTCATTTAATATAATGATAGAATCATTAAATCAAGCTTATAATGCTGTTAAAAATTATGCTTATAAAGCTATTATAGCAAAAGAAAACGAAAAGAGAGTAAGAACTGTTTTTCAGAAATATGTACCAAAAGAAGTAGTAGATCAAATGTTAAAAATTAAATCTACTAATGCTTCAATTTTAATTGGAAATAAACAAATTTGTACTATCTTATTTTCAGATATAAGAGATTTTACTACAATATCAGAATCAATGAAAGCTGATGAACTGGTAAAGTCACTTAATCGGTATTTTAATTTTATGGTAGATAAAATCATAGCTAATAATGGAATAATAGATAAATTTATAGGTGATGCTATAATGGCAGTTTTTGGTGCTCCAATAGTTCATGAAAATGATGCTTTAAATTGTGTTAAAGCTGGATTTCAAATGATTGAGGTATTAAAAGAGTTTAATAAACAACAAGAAGAACTTGGTAAGGTAAAATTTAAAATAGGAGTTGGAATTTCAACAGGAGAGGTAATTGCTGGAAATATTGGTTCAGAGCAAAAAGTAGATTATACGGTTATAGGAGATCCTGTAAATACCGCATCTAGACTTGAAGGCTTAACTAAAGCTTATAAAGTCCCAATTCTAATTTCAGAGTATACTAAAGTTTATATAGAAAAACATTTTCCTACAAGGGAACTTGATTTGATAAGACCAAAAGGAAAAAATATTCCTTTTGCTATCTATCAACCTTTTGAAAAAATAGATAGTACTCTTGAAAAAGTTATTGAGCTTTATAAAAAAGGCTTAAGTTATTATAAATCAAGAGATTGGGATAAAGCAATAAATTATTTTGCTCAAGCATATGAAATTAATGAAGATGGCCCATCTTTGATTTACATAGATAGATGCAAATATTATAAGGATAATCCACCACCTAGTGATTGGGATGGTGTATATGTTTTTCATGAAAAGTAA
- a CDS encoding RNA methyltransferase: MSNVKYLVVIVENEFSGNVGSIARLMGNFDFNRLILVNPLWKDETEGKWMAHTDLGKRIFENRVVYKDFDDFLFNEKPHIVVAFTRRSGKDREISSNHKEFFQNFYNSIMENKLNNQNFTVALIFGKESTGLEDSIIQKCEKLLYIPTNPESPSLNLAQAVCIILSEIYYIENIQYKNCLIKKDHEMKESKKIVSGLNFEVESIFKLATTKDKEKFFEEIIEASKRKKLFIRNDVEKFKRLFNRIFTSPYITKKDLNLLKKYLMRFIFAPLIDENKKI, encoded by the coding sequence ATGAGTAATGTAAAATATCTGGTAGTAATTGTTGAAAATGAATTTTCAGGAAATGTTGGTTCAATTGCAAGATTAATGGGAAATTTTGATTTTAATAGACTTATTTTAGTTAATCCATTATGGAAAGATGAAACTGAAGGTAAGTGGATGGCTCATACTGATTTAGGCAAAAGAATATTTGAAAATAGAGTAGTTTACAAAGATTTTGATGATTTTTTATTTAATGAAAAACCACATATTGTGGTAGCCTTCACTCGAAGATCAGGTAAAGATAGAGAAATATCTTCAAATCACAAAGAATTTTTCCAGAATTTTTACAATTCAATAATGGAAAATAAGTTAAATAATCAAAATTTTACTGTAGCTCTTATTTTTGGAAAAGAAAGTACAGGACTTGAGGATTCTATTATTCAAAAATGCGAAAAACTTTTATATATACCCACAAATCCTGAATCACCATCTTTAAATTTAGCACAAGCAGTTTGTATTATTCTTAGTGAAATATACTATATTGAGAATATACAATATAAAAATTGTTTAATTAAAAAAGATCATGAAATGAAAGAATCAAAAAAAATAGTTTCTGGATTAAATTTTGAGGTAGAAAGTATATTTAAGTTAGCGACAACTAAAGATAAGGAAAAATTTTTTGAAGAAATTATTGAAGCTTCTAAGAGAAAAAAACTATTTATTCGAAATGATGTTGAAAAGTTCAAAAGACTTTTTAATAGAATTTTTACATCACCTTATATAACCAAAAAGGATCTTAATTTATTAAAGAAATATTTAATGAGGTTTATTTTTGCTCCTTTGATAGATGAAAATAAAAAAATTTAA
- a CDS encoding CPBP family glutamic-type intramembrane protease, with the protein MNKKNLFFNIFLILTPLIFLTIIIFFFLIIFNFNFEKLWSFIFNLKNKENSIIKLLLLQFVLIFLVPFVFLIFKEKKIPFYSFIKLKTLISSIKFLFLSLVFAIFLQMIISIMFLNGLMSSESYQKNIFDFINYSKIYSFLFIVILAPISEEFYFRGLFSLFSKNFNQKNFYFFYFLSSSFFFTFLHFDFVRIPYLIIISLSFCYVFVETQNLWYTTIFHFLINFFQFIIIIFNNNYNDQLLNYNFENNFFDIKFYLIFILIIMFFIARSIIRIILKREIKNSLE; encoded by the coding sequence ATGAATAAAAAAAATTTATTTTTTAATATTTTTCTAATTCTAACACCATTAATTTTTTTAACTATTATAATATTTTTTTTCCTTATAATTTTTAATTTTAACTTTGAAAAATTATGGAGTTTTATTTTTAATTTAAAAAATAAAGAAAATTCTATTATTAAATTATTATTATTGCAGTTTGTATTAATTTTTTTAGTTCCTTTTGTTTTTTTGATTTTTAAAGAGAAGAAAATCCCTTTTTATTCTTTTATCAAATTAAAGACTTTAATAAGTTCAATAAAATTCTTATTTTTATCTTTAGTTTTTGCTATTTTTCTACAAATGATTATTAGTATAATGTTTTTAAATGGTTTAATGAGTTCAGAAAGTTATCAAAAAAATATTTTTGATTTTATTAATTATTCTAAAATATATTCTTTTTTATTCATTGTGATACTTGCTCCGATTTCAGAAGAATTTTATTTCCGAGGTTTATTTTCCTTATTTTCAAAAAATTTTAACCAAAAAAATTTTTATTTTTTTTATTTTTTATCTTCCTCTTTCTTTTTTACTTTTTTACATTTTGATTTTGTTAGAATACCTTACTTAATAATAATTTCATTATCTTTTTGTTATGTTTTTGTAGAAACTCAAAACTTATGGTACACTACAATATTCCATTTTTTAATCAATTTTTTTCAATTTATTATTATTATCTTTAATAACAATTATAATGATCAATTACTAAATTATAATTTTGAAAATAATTTTTTTGATATTAAATTTTATTTAATTTTTATTTTAATAATAATGTTTTTTATAGCTAGAAGTATTATCAGAATTATATTAAAAAGGGAGATTAAAAATAGTTTAGAATAA